TCGCTGCTGGAGCTGGCGATGGAGCACGGGATCAACATCGAGCACGCGTGCGGGGGCGTTTGCGCGTGCTCAACGTGCCACGTGTACATCGAGAAGGGCAACGAGAACCTGTCGGAGGCGACGGAGGCGGAGGAGGACCGCGTCGAGGAGGCGCCGGGGCTGCAGCGGAACAGCCGGCTGTCGTGCCAGTGCGTGATCGAGAAGGAGGGGCCGATCCAGCTGCGGGTGCCCGCGTGGAACCGGAATGCGGTGAAGGAAGTGCCGCACTAGCGGAAGTGGCGGAGTGGCAGAG
The nucleotide sequence above comes from Phycisphaerales bacterium. Encoded proteins:
- a CDS encoding 2Fe-2S iron-sulfur cluster-binding protein; translated protein: MHLKHSDRPHGPDVVPVTFILEDPQAVAGTDQKEHQMMGAVGESLLELAMEHGINIEHACGGVCACSTCHVYIEKGNENLSEATEAEEDRVEEAPGLQRNSRLSCQCVIEKEGPIQLRVPAWNRNAVKEVPH